The following coding sequences are from one Musa acuminata AAA Group cultivar baxijiao chromosome BXJ1-6, Cavendish_Baxijiao_AAA, whole genome shotgun sequence window:
- the LOC135581332 gene encoding dihydrolipoyllysine-residue succinyltransferase component of 2-oxoglutarate dehydrogenase complex 2, mitochondrial-like, with amino-acid sequence MASAVIRLVRRPAAALLIARSCRHVRQLSHHMLPGGLVCSKPARELTMLLPRASPYQMWSRSFASENGDLVDAVVPFMGESITDGTLATFLKKPGDRVEVDEPIAQIETDKVTIDVNSPEAGIIQKFVAKEGDTVTPGTKVAVISKSYPSDTHVAPSDDKVVKDAQPPSPPTGASQPTPPTEKIDKQVLKEEGSTKEKPKVPSAATLPKTSPSEPQLPPKERERRVPMPRLRKRVATRLKDSQNTFAMLTTFNEVDMTNLMKLRSEYKDAFVEKHGVKLGLMSGFVKAAVSGLQNQPIINAVIDGDDIIYRDYVDISIAVGTPKGLVVPVIRNAGRLNFAGIEKEINNLAKKANNGTISIDEMAGGTFTISNGGVYGSLLSTPIINPPQSAILGMHSIVSRPMVVDGNIIPRPMMYVALTYDHRLIDGREAVFFLRRIKDVVEDPRRLLLDL; translated from the exons ATGGCTTCCGCTGTGATCCGCCTTGTACGCCGGCCCGCCGCC GCTCTACTCATTGCAAGAAGTTGTAGACATGTCCGGCAATTAAGCCATCATATGCTTCCAG GTGGCTTGGTGTGCTCGAAGCCTGCGAG GGAACTTACAATGCTGCTCCCAAGGGCCTCTCCTTATCAaatgtggagtaggtcatttgcttCTGAGAATG GTGACTTGGTCGATGCTGTTGTTCCCTTCATGGGTGAATCTATTACTGATGGAACTTTAGCTACCTTCTTGAAAA AACCTGGTGATAGGGTTGAAGTTGATGAACCGATTGCCCAGATTGAGACTGATAAG GTGACTATTGATGTAAATAGTCCTGAAGCTGGGATTATCCAAAAG TTTGTAGCCAAGGAAGGTGATACTGTGACACCTGGAACTAAGGTTGCTGTGATATCCAAGTCTTATCCTAGCGACACACATGTTGCCCCATCAGATGATAAAGTGGTCAAAGATGCTCAACCACCATCACCTCCTACTGGTGCTTCCCAGCCAACTCCTCCAACAGAGAAGATTGACAAACAAGTGCTTAAGGAAGAAGGTTCTACCAAAGAAAAGCCTAAAGTACCCTCAGCTGCAACCCTCCCCAAAACCTCACCTTCAGAACCTCAGTTACCTCCCAAGGAAAGGGAAAGACGA GTTCCAATGCCTAGGCTTAGAAAAAGGGTGGCTACACGTTTGAAGGATTCTCAGAACACATTTGCAATGTTAACTACCTTCAATGAAGTTGACAT GACAAATCTGATGAAGCTTCGGTCTGAATATAAAGATGCCTTTGTAGAAAAGCATGGTGTGAAGTTGGGTCTCATGTCAGGTTTTGTTAAG GCTGCTGTTTCTGGACTCCAAAACCAGCCAATCATAAATGCAGTCATCGACggggatgatattatatatagagACTATGTTGATATCAGTATAGCTGTTGGCACACCAAAG GGCCTTGTGGTTCCAGTTATCAGGAATGCTGGTAGGTTGAATTTTGCGGGAATAGAGAAAGAGATCAATAACCTCGCAAAGAAGGCAAACAATGGGACAATATCAATTGATGAGATGGCTGGAGGCACATTTACGATTTCCAATGGAGGAGTCTATGGGAGTCTTTTGAGCACACCTATAATCAACCCCCCACAA TCTGCCATCTTAGGCATGCACTCCATAGTGTCCCGTCCAATGGTGGTCGATGGTAACATTATTCCGAGGCCAATGATGTACGTTGCTCTGACTTATGATCATCGGCTGATCGATGGTAGAGAGGCTGTATTCTTCCTGCGACGCATCAAGGATGTGGTTGAAGATCCTCGCCGGCTGCTTCTCGACTTATAG